Proteins encoded by one window of Deltaproteobacteria bacterium:
- a CDS encoding AEC family transporter produces the protein MALLQKVSPRAINQSFPYSRGEPSVQGFPQGAVNGGPAGRRRGCAWTIPFGPSPMAFTEVLSVVFPVFSIIGLGYLFASFRSISLEPIMEVLLYLTIPALVISSLTDSPIVTSDLVEVSAVAAAVVAATALASRLYLSFRPMEDRRGFYMAAMFMNSGNMGFPLALLAFGSAGLSVAVVYFIAVSLLVYSVGISIAKGRGGMTEIFRLPLIYAAGTGLVLNLSGLALPAALKNTVDLLGAATIPLMQVSLGYRLYSARVAHLGDSLACTAIRIGVGAAAAWFVTGLFGMGGLNRQVAILASSMPSAVMNFVMTHRYGGRSDLVASTIAVSTVVSVVTTPVVLVLISD, from the coding sequence ATGGCCCTTCTACAGAAAGTTTCCCCCAGGGCAATTAATCAGAGCTTCCCTTATTCCCGCGGGGAGCCTTCCGTCCAGGGGTTCCCGCAGGGAGCGGTCAATGGCGGCCCGGCCGGTCGGCGGCGCGGGTGTGCCTGGACGATACCATTCGGGCCCTCTCCCATGGCGTTTACAGAAGTCCTCTCGGTCGTCTTTCCGGTCTTCTCCATCATAGGGCTCGGCTATCTCTTCGCCTCTTTCAGGTCCATAAGCCTCGAGCCCATAATGGAGGTGCTCCTCTACCTCACCATTCCGGCTCTCGTCATATCCTCGCTCACCGACAGCCCCATCGTCACGTCCGATCTCGTGGAGGTATCGGCCGTGGCCGCCGCCGTGGTGGCGGCCACGGCCCTTGCAAGCCGTCTCTACCTCTCCTTTCGCCCCATGGAGGACAGACGCGGCTTCTACATGGCGGCCATGTTCATGAACTCCGGCAACATGGGCTTTCCGCTGGCGCTGCTCGCCTTCGGCTCCGCGGGGCTCTCGGTGGCCGTCGTATACTTCATAGCGGTGAGTCTTCTCGTCTACTCGGTGGGCATATCCATAGCCAAGGGGCGCGGCGGCATGACCGAGATATTCAGGCTGCCGCTCATATACGCGGCCGGGACGGGTCTGGTCCTGAACCTCTCGGGCCTGGCACTGCCCGCGGCGCTCAAGAACACCGTCGATCTGCTCGGCGCGGCGACGATACCGCTCATGCAGGTGAGCCTGGGCTACCGCCTCTATTCGGCCAGGGTCGCCCACCTGGGCGATTCGCTGGCGTGCACGGCGATCCGCATCGGCGTGGGGGCGGCCGCGGCCTGGTTCGTCACCGGTCTCTTCGGCATGGGGGGACTCAACCGGCAGGTAGCGATCCTGGCCTCGTCCATGCCGTCAGCGGTGATGAACTTCGTCATGACCCACCGCTACGGCGGTCGAAGCGATCTCGTGGCCTCGACCATAGCCGTGAGCACCGTCGTGAGCGTGGTGACGACGCCTGTGGTGCTGGTGCTCATATCCGACTGA